CGTGACGCGTACGAGAAGGACGCGATCGGGAAAGAGCACCGGGAGCCGGAGCCCGACGGTGCCGAGCGTGCGGCCGTTCAGGCGGATCCCCCGGGGCGTGCACCAGGGTAACTCAGCGCCCCAGGCGGCGGCGTTACCGTCAGCCACGTCACCCGGCGGCTGCGGGCGTACGTGGTAGGTGCGCGCCGGGTCGAGGCCGGGCAGCCCGACCGTGCCGGGCGGGTAGGACGCGCTGGTCGCCGTGGCGATCAGGGCGTAGAGGGCGTCGGATCCGTCCCGGGACACCACGCCGGTCACCTGGAAGGCCGGGTCGGCCGGGTCGGCGTGCACCAGCGTGCCGGTGTGCAGCAGCTCACGCACCTGCTTGTACAGGGCCACCCAGGCCGCCAGCTCGGCGAGCTCGGCGGGCGAGGCCCGGGTCAGGTCCCACTCGATCCCCAGGTGCCCCCAGATCGCGGTGCCGGCGCGCGTCGACAGCGGCAGGTTCCGGTGCGTCGTGTGGGAGACCGGCGCGCCGATGTGCGAGCCGATCAGCTCCAGGGGGATCAGCAGGCTGGTCCACCGCTGGATCATCACCCGCTCGTGCGCGTCGATGCAGTCCGACGCCCAGACCCGGTCGGTGCGCTCCAGGATCTCCAGGTCGACCCGCCCGCCGCCGGACGAGCAGGACTCGATCTCCACGCCGGGGTGCCGGGCCCGCAGCTCGTCGAGCAGCCGGTAGACCGCCCGGGTCTGGTCGTGCACGCCGGCCCGCCCGCTGCCCGGATGCCCGGCCTCGACCAGGTCCCGGTTGTGGTCCCACTTCAGGTAGGCGATGTCGTATGCGGTCAGCAGCGCGTCGAGCCGGCCCAGGATGTGGTCGAAGGCGTCCGGGTTGGCCAGGTCGAGGACCTGCTGCTGCCGGGCCGTCCGGGGCAGCCGCGCCCCGGTCGCCATGATCCAGTCGGGGTGCGCCCGGGCCAGCTCCGAGTCCGGGTTGATCATCTCGGGCTCGACCCAGAGGCCGAACTCCAGGCCCAGCCCGCGCACCACGTCGACCAGCGGGCCGAGGCCGTCCGGCCAGACCTCCGGGGAGACGAACCAGTCGCCCAGGCCGGAGGTGTCGTCGCGGCGCGAGCCGAACCAGCCGTCGTCCAGCACGAACCGTTCCGCGCCGATCGCCGCGGCGGCCTTCGCCAGCTCGGTGAGGCGGCCCAGGTCGTGGTCGAAGTAGACCGCCTCCCAGGTGTTCACCACCACCGGGCGGGGCGTGGCCGGGTGCCGCGGGCGGGCGCGCAGGTGCTGGTGGAAGCGGTCGGAGACGCCGTCCAGGCCGGTCGCGCTGTACACCGCGTACAGCCAGGGGGTCCGGTAGGTCTCGCCGGCGGCCAGACTCACCTCGCCGGGCAGCAGCAGCTCACCGCCGCCGAGCGCGGACCAGCCGTGATAGGTGCGCTCGGCGATCGATCGGGCGCCGCCGGAGAACGCGGTGTGCAGCGCCCAGACCTCGCCGCCGCGGTCGGTGAACCCGGACGTGCCGGCGCAGAGCAGGTAGGCCGAGTCGTAGCCGGTGCGGCCGGTGCGGTTCTCCCGGACCCGCAGGCCGTGCGTGAAGGCGGTCCGTTGCGGCTGGCGCTCGCGCAGGTGGTGACCGGTGAAGTCGAGCAACTCGGCGGTGCGCTCCGGCACCGGGAGGAAGATCGTGAGGTGCTCCAGCCAGTAGGTGCCGGGCGCCGTGCTGGTCAGCGCGGCCCGCGCGCGCAGCACCCCGGACGGGTGCAACTCCAGGTCGATGGCCAGGTCCAGGGCCGCCTCCGGATCGGTCGCGAGGATGCGTACGCCCGCCGCGTCCCGCTCGATCCGGGACACCCGGAACGCCGTCGCCCACGCCCGCCCGTCCCGGTGCCCGGCCAGCCCCGGCGTGCCGAGCCAGCCGGACGACTGCTCGGGAACCGGGGACACCCGCACCGCGCCGTCCACCGAGAAACCGATCGGCTGCGGGGCGGCCGCCAGCATCAGGCCGGCGGTGATCTCCTCGTCGTCGAGCGCGGCCCCCCAGTGCACCACCGACGGCAGCCCCGGGCCCCGGCAGTCGAGCACGAGGCTCACCCCGGCGGCGCTCAGGTGTAACAGCTCCGGCCCCATCGGTGACTCCCTACCAGCGTTGACGGACTTCGTTCAGTTGCTTAAGAATGTTAGCCGCCCCGCCTGCGGCGGCACTACGACAGGAGCCACTGGAATGATCAGAACCGACCTGCACGCGGGCTGGACCGTGCGCGCCGCCGGCGGACCGGTCCCCGCGGAGATCGCCGCCGAGCCGGTCCCGGCCACCGTGCCCGGCACGGTGCACACCGACCTGCTCGACGCCGAGCTGATCCCGGACCCCTACCTGGGCGAGAACGAGGCGGCCCTGGTCTGGTTCCACCGGGCGGCGTGGCTCTACGAGACGACGCTGCGGGCCGCGCCGGCCGCCGCCGACGAGCGGGTCGATCTGGTCTTCGAGGGCCTGGACACGGTCGCGACCATCACCCTGGACGGCGGCGAGCTGGGGCGGACCGCGAACATGCACCGGAGCTACCGGTTCGACGTGCGGGACCGGCTGCGCGACGGCGGGGTTCCGCTGGCGGTCCGGTTCGACTCGGCGCTCGACTACGCCGAGGAGCTGCAGAAGGTGATCGGCGAACGCCCCCGGCCGTATCAGCACCCGTTCAACGCCGTACGCAAGATGGCCTGCTCCTTCGGCTGGGACTGGGGGCCGGACCTGCAGACGGCCGGGATCTGGAAGCCGGTGCGGGTGGAGCGGTGGCGGGTCGCGCGGCTGGCCTCGGTGCGGCCGCTGGCCACGCTGGACGCCGACGGGACCGGCCGGCTGGTGCTGCATGTCGATGTGGAGCGATCCGGGCTGTCCGCGGCGGCCGACCTGGACGTGGACGTCACCCTCGGCGAGCAGAAGGCCACGTTCACCATCGCCGCCGGCGAGAGCTCGGGCCGGACCGAGATCGCGGTGCCGGACGCGCCGGCCTGGTGGCCGATCGGCTACGGCGATCAACCGCTGGTCGACCTGCGGGTCCGGCTGCTGGACGACACCGGCGAGCGGGACGCCCGGCAGGTCCGGGTCGGCTTCCGGACGGTGACGGTGGACGAGACGCCCGACGAGATCGGCAGCGCGTTCACCCTGCACGTCAACGGCACGCCGATCTTCGTGCGCGGCCTCAACTGGATCCCCGAGGACCATCTGCTCACCCGCCTGACCAGGGAGACCTACGCCGCGGCGATCGACCGGGCGATCGAGGCCAACACCAACCTGCTGCGCGTCTGGGGTGGTGGCATCTACGAGAGCGAGGACTTCTACGACCTCTGCGACGAGCGCGGCATCCTGGTCTGGCAGGACTTCCCGCTGGCCTGCGCCGCCTACGCCGAGGAGGAGCCGCTCCGCTCGGAGATCCTCGCCGAGGCCCGGGAGAACGTCGCCCGGCTCACCCCGCACCCGTCGCTCGCGGTGTGGAACGGCGGCAACGAGAACATCTGGGGACACCAGGACTGGGACTGGAAGTCCCAGCTGGGCGACCTGACCTGGGGTGCGAGGTACTACTACGAGGACTTCCCGGCGCTGCTGGCCGAGCTGGACCCGACCCGGCCGTACCACCCGGGCAGCCCGTCCAGCCCGGGCCACGACCCCGAGGTGGTCCACCCCAACGACGACAGGTATGGCACCCGGCACGAGTGGGAGGCGTGGAACCGGGAGGACTACACCCACCACGACAACTTCCTGCCCCGGTTCTGCTCCGAGTTCGGCTGGCAGGCGCCGCCGACCTGGTCGACGCTGCGCGAGTCGCTCGCGCCGGAGGACTTCGACCAGGACTCGCCGGCGTTCCTGCTGCACCAGAAGGCCGAGGACGGCAACGGCAAGCTGAACCGCGGGGTGGCCCGCCACATGCGGGTGCCGGCCGGCTTCGAGGAGTGGCACTGGGCGACGCAGCTGAATCAGGCGCGGGCCACGGCGTACGCGATCGCGCACCTGCGCGGCCACGCGCCGCGCACCATGGGCAGCATCCTCTGGCAGCTCAACGACTGCTGGCCGGTCACCTCGTGGGCGGTCGTCGACGGCGCCGGGCGGCGCAAGCCGGCCTGGTACGCGCTGCGCCGCTGCTACGCGCCGCGGCTGCTCGCCTTCCGCGACGGCGAGCTGGTGGTGGTCAACGACAGCCCCGACCCGTGGCGGGCGACGGTCCGGTTGCGCCGGTCCGGGTTCCAGGGCCCGGTCCTCGCCTCCGCCGAGCTCGACATCGACGTGGCACCCCGGTCGGTGGCCGCCGTCCCCCTGGACCCGGCGCTGACCACGCCCGGTGACGTGACCCGGGAGGTCCTCGTCGCGGACGCCGACGGGCTGCGGGCCACCCACCTGTTCGCCGAGGACTTCGATCTCGCGTACGACCCGGCGGCGCTGACGGCGGACATCAGCCCGGTCGAGGGCGGATACTCCATCACCGTGACCGCTACCTCGTTCGCCCGTGACATCGCCGTGCTGGCCGACAAGATCGACCCTGCCGCGCAGGTCGACGACATGCTCGTCGACCTGCTGCCGGGCGAGAGCCACACCTTTTCGGTACGCACCACGTCGGCCGACCCGCGAGCCTTCCGCACCCCCGCGGTGCTGCGCTCGGCCAACGCGCTCGCCGCACCGGCCGAGGCCTGACCGCGGTGGCCGGCGGGCTGATCGGGCTGGTGCTGACCGGCAGCGCCGACCGGATCGGGGTGGAGCCGTTCTTCATGGAGCTGATCGCCGGCATGGAGGAGGCGCTCGCCCCGGCCGGCGCCACCGTGCTGCTGCTGGTGGTGCCGGACCTGGACGCCGAGCTGGCCACCTACCGGCGCTGGGCGCGGGACCGCACCGTGGCGGCGGTGGTCGTGGTCAACCTGGTGCACGACGACGTCCGCCCGGACCAGGTGGCCGGGCTCGGCCTGCCCGCGGTGCTGGCCGGCAAGCACCCCGGGCCGTACGCGAAGGTGGTCACCGACGACGCCGGGGCGATGACCGCCGCCGTCGAGACGCTCAGCGGCCTCGGGCACCGGGTGGTCGGCCGGGTGAGCGGGCCGGCCGAGCTGGTGCACACCGCGGAGCGGACCATCGCGATCCGCGCCGCGGCCGAGGCGCACGGCGTCACGGTGGCCATCGTCGAGGGCGACTACAGCGCCGAGGCCGGCGTGCGCGGCCTGCGCGAGCTGCTGGCCGGGTCGCCGGCGCCGACCGCGATCGTGTTCGACAACGACGTGATGGCGGTGGCGGCGGAGCAGGAGCTGATCCGGTCCGGGGTGCCGGTGCCCGGCCAGGTCAGCCTGCTGGCCTGCGACGACTCACCGCTGTGCGAGCTGGCGGTGCCGCCGCTCTCCGCGCTCAGCACGGATGTGCACGAGCACGGGCTGACGCTGGGGCGGGCGGTGCTGGACCTGGTCCGGGGTGGCCCAGGGCGGGAGCACCCCGGACCGGCGATCAGCATCCGGCAGCGGGACAGCACCGGGCCGGCTCCGGCCCGGTAGTCCCGCCAGCGGTCGTGGCCCGGGACGGCGTGCGCCTCCGGGCCGGTTCCGGTCAGCGGTCGTGGCCCGGGACGGCGTGCGCCTCCGGGCCGGTTCGGGCTCCGGTCAGCGGTCGTGGCCCGGGACGGCGTGCGCCTCCGGGCCGGTTCGGGCTCCGGTCAGCGGTCGTGGCCCGGGACGACGTGCGCCTCCGGGCCGGGGAAGAACAGGCCGGTGCGGCCGTCGGCCCACTCCACCTCATAGGGCGGCGTGCCGTCCTGATGACGCAGGCGGACGATGGTGCCCACCTTGGTGCCGTCACCGACGTGCCGGCCGTTGATGACGAGCTGGTCCCCTTCACGCGCGATCATGTGGCTGCCTCCGTTCGGGTGTGGCGTCTCTGGCAGCATCGCACCGTCCAGCCCGGACGCGTCCGGATGCTCGCCATCTGCTGATACACCCATAGCGCCGCAGCCCGGTGATGGTGATGAAGGCCCAGGTCACCGGCTGCTGTCGGAAGAATGCCGGACGCGGCACCCAGGTTGCTCGGCGAGGATGTCCGGAACGGGGATTCAGGTACGGGGGTGCCGATGATGATGATCGTGGTCGTCGCGCTGATCGGGTTGGTGATCGCGCTCGGTCTCGCCTTCTCGCCGTGGCCGCGCCGGCGGCCCGCGGCCCGGCACGTCGACCGCCTGGTGGCGCCCCCGCCGCCGCTGCCGGACAGCCTGGAGGGCGTGCTCACCGGGCAGCTGCTGGCCGGCGAGATCTCGTCGCGGCAGTATGTGCGCGCCCTGGAGCGCATCGCCGCCCGCGACGAGCGACGGCATCCGATGTCGGTGCCCCGCGACTACCGCCCCTGAGGAGATGATCAGTGGGCTCGCTCCCAGATTCCAGGTGTGCGCACCGTGGCCTCGGGGTATCGAGGGGCGACCATGACTGTCCGGGGGATGATCGAGATGCTGTTGTCCGTGCTCAGCGCCGGTGTGATCGCCGCGTTGACGCTGGCCTTCTGGCCGTACCGGCGAGGCGGCCCGGCCGGTCCGGCCATCGGTCCCGGCCCGCTCTCGACCGTCCTGCTGCCGGACGCTGTGGTCGCCGGCCCGCCGCCGGTGCCGCGGGCGGAGAGCACCGAGGGGCTGCTGGTCGTCCAACTGCTGCGCGACGAGCTGAGCCCGGAGCAGTACCGCACCGCGATGGCCTCGCTGGCCGCCCGCGAGGAGGCCCGCGATCCGATGCGGCTGCCCGGCGAGATCGGCCCGGCGACCGACTAGACCGCTGTCGGATTCTTTCGGTACGCCCACGGCACCCCGCCGTGGGCACGCGTCCGCCCGGGTCCCCGGGCCCGTCCGCTAGCTGTCGCGCGTTGGTGTGACGGCTCCCCGCTCACCCCGGGAACTATCGCGGGTCGGTGTGGCGGTTCCCCGGCTCACCCCGAGAATTGGCGCGGGTCGGTGTGACGTTCCCGCTCACCCCGGAAGCTGGCGCGGGTCGGTGTGACGGCTCCCCGGCTCACCCCCGGAGCTGGCGCGGGCCGGTATGACGATTCCCCGGCTCACCCGGGGCCGCGTGTGCGGGCGCCGCCGCGTACCGGAAAGCCTTGACCGCGGGCCGGAGCGGGCCGCGGGTGGTGAGCGGCACAGGCGTCGCGCGGGCGGGACCCGGAGCCGGGTGGAAAGGTGGAGCCCGGCGACGAAGGGGTGGCGGATGACGGAGATCGTGCTGGTGCGGCACGGGCAGACCGAGTGGAGTGCGAACGGGCGGCACACCTCGTACACGGACCTGGAGCTGACCGCGGAGGGTGAGGCGCAGGCGCGCCGGGCCGGGGAGCGGCTGGGCGGGCGGCGGTTCGCCGCCGTGCTGGTCAGTCCCCGGAAACGGGCGTTGCGGACGGCCGAGCTGGCCGGGCTGACGGTCACCGAGGTGACCGAGGACCTGGCCGAGTGGAACTACGGGGAGTACGAGGGGATCACCACCACGCGGATCCGTGCCGGGCGGCCCGACTGGTCGCTGTGGGAGCACGGGTGCCCGGGCGGCGAGTCGGCCGAGCAGGTCGGCGCGCGGCTCGACCGGGTGCTGGCGCGGGCCCGGGAGTGGGACGGGGACGTGGCGCTGGTCGGGCACGGGCACAGCCTGCGGGTGGCCGGGGCGCGCTGGATCGGGCTGCCGCCGAGCGCCGGCGGCCTGCTCCGGCTGGACACCGCGACGGTGTCCACGCTCGGTTTCGAGCACGGCGCCGACCCGGTGCTGAGCACCTGGAACGCGCCCTGCTGACCGGCCGTCGTCGGGCGGCCGGCCCGTCATCGCAGGACGGTTGCGATGACGGGCCGGCCGGCCCGGTCACAGGGTGGCTCGAATGTCGCCCAGGCCGCGAGCGATCAGCAATTGTGCACCGGAGGCACGCTCCCAGTCTCCGGTCGTGGTGTTCCACACACGCCACGTCCGCGCGTCGGTGGTGATCGTGACCCGGGCCGACTCGCCGGCCCCGGCCGTGACGGCGGTCCAGCCGGCCAGCCGGACCGGCTGCACCGGGTCGTCCAGGCGCGGGTAGGCCTGGACGACCTCGCGGTAACCGAGGAACGGGCCTGCGGCGTACGCCAGCCGGGCCCTCCATCGGCGTCACCGACCAGGCCGGCGACTTCTCATCGGCGGCCGGGACTGTGGTGACCAGCCGCCCGGCCGGTTCGATGTCACCGGGCAGCGCCGCCGCGACCGCATGCCCGCCTCCTGACCGGGCGGCCCGGCCCAGAGCACCGCGTCGATCCGGGACAGCCAGGCATCAGCACCGGAGAGCCGGGTCTCGGGCAACCCGATCCGGCCGCGGGGTGCCAGCGTGAACGTCGTCGCGCCGGTGAGCAGAGCGACCTTGGTAGCCAGGTCGAGTGTCATGCGTCTCATACTGACACGTGTAAGTAGTAAAGTCACCCCATGCCCGACACCCGCCGGATCACCAGCGCCGACGTCGCCCGCCACGCGGGCGTGTCCCGGGCGACGGTCAGCTACGTCCTGAACGCCACCCCCGGCCAGAGCATCTCCCCGGCCACCCGCGACCGCGTGCTGCGGGCCGCCGCCGGTCTCGGCTACGCGCCGTCGGCCGCCGCGCGCACCCTCCGGACCGGACGCTCCGACGTGGTGCTCTGCCTGCTGCCCGACTGGCCGATCGGCAACGAGGTGGGCGACCTGCTCGGCAACCTGTCCACCGCGCTGGCCCGGGAGGGGCTCACCTTCGTGGTCCATCCCGGCAGCCGGGCCGACCGGCCGATCGCCGAGATCTGGAAGGCGATCACGCCGGCCGCGGTGCTGTCCTTCACCGACTTCTCCGACGCGGAGACCGAGGCGATGCGGGCGGCCGGGGTGGCGCTGGTGGTGGCGCTGCTCGGGCGGGCCGGGCGGCACGGGCGCGAGCTGGAGGTGCCGCAGCAGCTGGTCGGCAGGCGACAGGCGGAACACCTTCTGGCTACCGGCCACACCCGCCTGGGCTACGCCTACCCGGACGACCCGCGCCTGCAGATCTTCGCGGAGCCGCGGCTGGCCGGGGTGCGCGCGGTGGTCGACCGGCAGCCGGCCACCCCGGTCGGGGAGGGTGGTGCTCCGGAGCCGGCCGTGGTCGTCCGGGACGGCGGCGCCCCCGGGCCGGAGCCGCTGGTCGAGGTGGTGCCGCTCGACGTCGCACCGGCCGCGGCGGCGGTGGAACGGTGGCGGGCGGCCGGGGTGACCGGGGTGTGTGCCTACAACGACGAGGTCGCCCTGGCCGTGCTCGCCGGGGCGCGGGCGCTGGCGATGACCGGGCTCGCGGTGATCGGGGTGGACGACATCCCGGCGGCGCGGCTGGCCGTCCCCCCGCTGACCACGGTGACCACCGACCAGCGCACGCTCGCCGCCCACCTGGCCACCACCGTGGTGGCCGCGGTCAGCGGCCGCCCCGCCCCGATCCTGCACACCGCCGACCTGATCCGTGTCGTCGTGCGCGACTCGGCCTGAGTCCGCCGCGGGCCGCTCCGCCCCGATCCCGCATACCGCCGATCTGATCCGTGTCGTCGTGCGCGACTCGGCCTGAGCCCGCCGCGGGCCGGCTCGGCGGCCGGCCGCGCGCTGACAACGAACGCACAGGTACGGCACATGGTCGTTTCAGGCCCGGGGCGAATCGTGAAGGGCATCACGAGGGGAACCCAGTCGAGGGGAAGCACCATGATCACCGAGTGGAACCGCGGAGCCGACGGCGTCACCACCCGCGCACCGGCCCCGGCCGCCGATCCGGTCGTCGCCGTCCTCGGTCAGCAGAGCCGGGTCGCCGCCCTGCCGCCCCACCTGCCGTCCGGCTGGCAGATGCGGCAGCTCGGCTCGATCGACGACGCGCGCCCCGGCGAGCTGGTGCTGCTCAGCGGCGCGCGCGCCGAGGACGTGCGGCTGGCCCGGGCGGTCCTGCCCCGCGCCAGCCGGGTCGTCGCGCTGATCGACGAGTGGGCGCCCGCCGAGCTGGTGGCCGGCGTCCTGACCGCCGGCGCGGACGTCTGCGTGCGCGGCGGCCACCCGGCGATCCTGGCCGGCCACCTGGTCGCCTGCCGCCGCCAGCTCGCCGAGCGCTGGGCCAATATGGACCTGCCCCACCCTGCCTGACCCGGCCAGCCCGACCCGC
This window of the Actinoplanes oblitus genome carries:
- a CDS encoding histidine phosphatase family protein — its product is MTEIVLVRHGQTEWSANGRHTSYTDLELTAEGEAQARRAGERLGGRRFAAVLVSPRKRALRTAELAGLTVTEVTEDLAEWNYGEYEGITTTRIRAGRPDWSLWEHGCPGGESAEQVGARLDRVLARAREWDGDVALVGHGHSLRVAGARWIGLPPSAGGLLRLDTATVSTLGFEHGADPVLSTWNAPC
- a CDS encoding LacI family DNA-binding transcriptional regulator; the protein is MPDTRRITSADVARHAGVSRATVSYVLNATPGQSISPATRDRVLRAAAGLGYAPSAAARTLRTGRSDVVLCLLPDWPIGNEVGDLLGNLSTALAREGLTFVVHPGSRADRPIAEIWKAITPAAVLSFTDFSDAETEAMRAAGVALVVALLGRAGRHGRELEVPQQLVGRRQAEHLLATGHTRLGYAYPDDPRLQIFAEPRLAGVRAVVDRQPATPVGEGGAPEPAVVVRDGGAPGPEPLVEVVPLDVAPAAAAVERWRAAGVTGVCAYNDEVALAVLAGARALAMTGLAVIGVDDIPAARLAVPPLTTVTTDQRTLAAHLATTVVAAVSGRPAPILHTADLIRVVVRDSA
- a CDS encoding glycoside hydrolase family 2 protein; this translates as MIRTDLHAGWTVRAAGGPVPAEIAAEPVPATVPGTVHTDLLDAELIPDPYLGENEAALVWFHRAAWLYETTLRAAPAAADERVDLVFEGLDTVATITLDGGELGRTANMHRSYRFDVRDRLRDGGVPLAVRFDSALDYAEELQKVIGERPRPYQHPFNAVRKMACSFGWDWGPDLQTAGIWKPVRVERWRVARLASVRPLATLDADGTGRLVLHVDVERSGLSAAADLDVDVTLGEQKATFTIAAGESSGRTEIAVPDAPAWWPIGYGDQPLVDLRVRLLDDTGERDARQVRVGFRTVTVDETPDEIGSAFTLHVNGTPIFVRGLNWIPEDHLLTRLTRETYAAAIDRAIEANTNLLRVWGGGIYESEDFYDLCDERGILVWQDFPLACAAYAEEEPLRSEILAEARENVARLTPHPSLAVWNGGNENIWGHQDWDWKSQLGDLTWGARYYYEDFPALLAELDPTRPYHPGSPSSPGHDPEVVHPNDDRYGTRHEWEAWNREDYTHHDNFLPRFCSEFGWQAPPTWSTLRESLAPEDFDQDSPAFLLHQKAEDGNGKLNRGVARHMRVPAGFEEWHWATQLNQARATAYAIAHLRGHAPRTMGSILWQLNDCWPVTSWAVVDGAGRRKPAWYALRRCYAPRLLAFRDGELVVVNDSPDPWRATVRLRRSGFQGPVLASAELDIDVAPRSVAAVPLDPALTTPGDVTREVLVADADGLRATHLFAEDFDLAYDPAALTADISPVEGGYSITVTATSFARDIAVLADKIDPAAQVDDMLVDLLPGESHTFSVRTTSADPRAFRTPAVLRSANALAAPAEA
- a CDS encoding LacI family DNA-binding transcriptional regulator; this translates as MAGGLIGLVLTGSADRIGVEPFFMELIAGMEEALAPAGATVLLLVVPDLDAELATYRRWARDRTVAAVVVVNLVHDDVRPDQVAGLGLPAVLAGKHPGPYAKVVTDDAGAMTAAVETLSGLGHRVVGRVSGPAELVHTAERTIAIRAAAEAHGVTVAIVEGDYSAEAGVRGLRELLAGSPAPTAIVFDNDVMAVAAEQELIRSGVPVPGQVSLLACDDSPLCELAVPPLSALSTDVHEHGLTLGRAVLDLVRGGPGREHPGPAISIRQRDSTGPAPAR
- a CDS encoding DUF1918 domain-containing protein, whose amino-acid sequence is MIAREGDQLVINGRHVGDGTKVGTIVRLRHQDGTPPYEVEWADGRTGLFFPGPEAHVVPGHDR
- a CDS encoding fibronectin type III-like domain-contianing protein, which translates into the protein MQPVRLAGWTAVTAGAGESARVTITTDARTWRVWNTTTGDWERASGAQLLIARGLGDIRATL
- a CDS encoding alpha-galactosidase, giving the protein MGPELLHLSAAGVSLVLDCRGPGLPSVVHWGAALDDEEITAGLMLAAAPQPIGFSVDGAVRVSPVPEQSSGWLGTPGLAGHRDGRAWATAFRVSRIERDAAGVRILATDPEAALDLAIDLELHPSGVLRARAALTSTAPGTYWLEHLTIFLPVPERTAELLDFTGHHLRERQPQRTAFTHGLRVRENRTGRTGYDSAYLLCAGTSGFTDRGGEVWALHTAFSGGARSIAERTYHGWSALGGGELLLPGEVSLAAGETYRTPWLYAVYSATGLDGVSDRFHQHLRARPRHPATPRPVVVNTWEAVYFDHDLGRLTELAKAAAAIGAERFVLDDGWFGSRRDDTSGLGDWFVSPEVWPDGLGPLVDVVRGLGLEFGLWVEPEMINPDSELARAHPDWIMATGARLPRTARQQQVLDLANPDAFDHILGRLDALLTAYDIAYLKWDHNRDLVEAGHPGSGRAGVHDQTRAVYRLLDELRARHPGVEIESCSSGGGRVDLEILERTDRVWASDCIDAHERVMIQRWTSLLIPLELIGSHIGAPVSHTTHRNLPLSTRAGTAIWGHLGIEWDLTRASPAELAELAAWVALYKQVRELLHTGTLVHADPADPAFQVTGVVSRDGSDALYALIATATSASYPPGTVGLPGLDPARTYHVRPQPPGDVADGNAAAWGAELPWCTPRGIRLNGRTLGTVGLRLPVLFPDRVLLVRVTAVEEA